The Beijerinckiaceae bacterium RH AL1 genome has a segment encoding these proteins:
- the soxB_2 gene encoding Sarcosine oxidase subunit beta (ID:RHAL1_04073;~source:Prodigal:2.6), with amino-acid sequence MRRFSLPSLLAEALNGHQGWGRQWRDPAPRERYDVVIVGGGGHGLATAYYLASVHGVRNVAVLERGWIGGGNTGRNTTIIRSNYLYDESAGIYEHALKLWEGLSQELNYNVMFSQRGVLMLAHNQHDIQSFKRHVYANRLNGIDNEWLSIEACKAFCPPLNVSPDIRYPVLGGALQRRAGTARHDAVAWGYARGASDRGVDIIQNCEVTGIRRDASGAAVGVETSRGFIGAGRIGVVAAGNTSTVMAMAGVRMPLESYPLQALVSEPVKPVFPCVVMSNAVHAYISQSDKGELVIGAGTDQYTSYSQQGGLHITTHTLDAICEMFPQFTRMRMLRSWGGTVDVTPDRSPIIGKTPVANLFVNCGWGTGGFKATPGSGHVFAHTLATGEPHAINAPFTLDRFRTGRLIDEAAAAAVAH; translated from the coding sequence ATGCGCCGATTCTCGCTGCCCTCGCTGCTTGCCGAAGCCCTGAACGGCCACCAGGGCTGGGGGCGCCAGTGGCGCGACCCGGCGCCGCGCGAGCGCTACGACGTCGTCATCGTCGGGGGCGGCGGCCATGGTCTCGCCACCGCCTACTATCTCGCGAGCGTGCATGGCGTGCGTAACGTGGCGGTGCTCGAGCGCGGCTGGATCGGCGGCGGCAACACCGGCCGCAACACCACCATAATCCGCTCCAACTACCTCTACGACGAGAGCGCCGGCATCTACGAGCACGCGCTCAAGCTCTGGGAAGGGCTGTCGCAGGAGCTCAACTACAACGTCATGTTCTCGCAGCGCGGCGTTCTGATGCTGGCGCACAACCAGCACGACATCCAGAGCTTCAAGCGCCACGTCTATGCCAACCGGCTCAACGGCATCGACAACGAATGGCTGAGCATCGAGGCCTGCAAGGCGTTCTGCCCGCCGCTAAACGTCTCGCCCGACATCCGCTACCCCGTGCTCGGCGGCGCGCTGCAGCGCCGCGCCGGCACCGCCCGCCATGATGCGGTGGCCTGGGGCTATGCGCGCGGCGCCTCGGACCGCGGCGTCGACATCATCCAGAACTGCGAGGTGACGGGCATCCGGCGCGACGCCTCGGGCGCCGCTGTCGGCGTCGAGACGAGCCGCGGCTTCATCGGCGCCGGCCGGATCGGCGTCGTCGCCGCCGGCAACACCTCGACCGTGATGGCGATGGCCGGCGTGCGCATGCCGCTCGAGAGCTATCCGCTGCAGGCCCTGGTGTCCGAGCCGGTGAAGCCGGTCTTCCCCTGTGTCGTCATGTCGAACGCCGTGCACGCCTACATCTCGCAGTCCGACAAGGGCGAGCTGGTGATCGGGGCGGGCACCGACCAGTACACGTCCTATTCGCAGCAGGGCGGCCTGCACATCACCACGCACACGCTCGATGCGATCTGCGAGATGTTCCCGCAGTTCACCCGCATGCGGATGCTGCGCTCGTGGGGCGGCACGGTCGACGTGACGCCGGACCGCTCGCCGATCATCGGCAAGACGCCGGTCGCCAATCTTTTCGTCAATTGCGGCTGGGGCACCGGCGGCTTCAAGGCGACGCCCGGCTCCGGCCACGTTTTTGCACACACACTCGCCACCGGCGAGCCGCACGCCATCAACGCGCCGTTCACGCTCGACCGGTTCCGCACCGGCCGGCTGATCGACGAGGCCGCCGCCGCGGCCGTCGCGCACTGA
- the soxA_3 gene encoding Sarcosine oxidase subunit alpha (ID:RHAL1_04072;~source:Prodigal:2.6), with product MAQPFRLEHAARIDRDKPVSFSFNGRTIEGYAGDTLASALLANGIHLVGRSFKYHRPRGIMSHGSDEPSALLSVDRGPGRVDPNNRASVVAATEGLKTASQNHWPSLDFDVGAVNDLLSPIFVAGFYYKTFMWPRSFWDRVYEPFIRAAAGLGKAPAVPDADRYANRHAHCDVLVVGAGPAGLAAALAASETGARVILADEGEAPGGSLLNAREETIDGKPAMAWVEDAVATLDARENVIFLPRTTVFGYYNHNHVAMTERVSDHIAEPPKGMPRERLWQVRAGQVVLAQGAHERPLVFADNDRPGIMLAESLRAFVNRYAVAPGRRIVFATSGASAYTAAADARAAGLNVTLVDYRSEAECGPELAHLRGLGCTVLTGHTIIRALGRKRVRGLVVAPTADGRIGAKRTLPCDAVGMSGGWTPAVHLFSQSRGKLRYEVARDAFVPGTSAQAEASAGAANGTYDLAACLEEGFAAGTKAAGTHRTRRFEASATATGFKPVRAMPTDARPSKVRAFVDFQNDVTAKDIKLAVSEGFHSVEHVKRYTTTGMATDQGKTSNMNALGIIGATLDKPIPAVGTTTFRPPYTPVTFGALVGPARDALFDPIRTTPIHEWAVEHGAAFENVALWRRAWYFPRPGEDRHAAVARECKAVRESVGIFDASTLGKIEVVGRDAAEFMNRLYINAWLKLEPGRCRYGLMLKEDGYVLDDGVVARVALDRFHVTTTTGGAPRVLAHMEDYLQTEWPDLDVHLTSTTEQWAVIAVQGPRVARRLPR from the coding sequence ATGGCCCAGCCCTTCCGCCTCGAGCACGCCGCGCGCATCGATCGCGACAAGCCGGTCAGCTTCTCGTTCAACGGCCGCACGATCGAGGGCTATGCCGGCGACACCCTCGCCTCGGCTTTGCTCGCCAACGGCATCCACCTCGTCGGGCGCTCGTTCAAGTATCATCGCCCGCGCGGGATCATGAGCCACGGCTCGGACGAGCCCTCCGCGCTGCTCTCGGTCGACCGCGGCCCCGGCCGTGTGGATCCCAACAACCGCGCGTCGGTGGTCGCTGCGACCGAAGGCCTGAAGACCGCCTCGCAGAACCACTGGCCGTCGCTCGACTTCGACGTCGGCGCCGTGAACGATCTCCTGTCGCCGATCTTCGTGGCGGGCTTCTACTACAAGACCTTCATGTGGCCGCGCTCCTTCTGGGATCGCGTCTACGAGCCGTTCATCCGCGCCGCCGCAGGCCTCGGCAAGGCGCCCGCGGTGCCGGATGCCGACCGCTACGCCAATCGCCACGCGCATTGCGACGTGCTGGTCGTCGGCGCCGGGCCGGCCGGCCTCGCCGCGGCCCTCGCCGCCTCGGAGACCGGCGCGCGTGTAATCCTTGCCGACGAGGGCGAGGCGCCCGGCGGCTCGCTCCTCAACGCGCGCGAGGAGACGATCGACGGCAAGCCGGCGATGGCCTGGGTCGAGGACGCGGTCGCCACGCTCGACGCGCGCGAGAACGTCATCTTCCTGCCGCGCACCACGGTGTTCGGCTACTACAACCACAACCACGTCGCGATGACCGAGCGGGTCAGCGACCATATCGCCGAGCCGCCGAAGGGCATGCCGCGCGAGCGCCTCTGGCAGGTCCGCGCCGGCCAGGTCGTGCTCGCGCAAGGCGCGCATGAGCGGCCGCTCGTCTTTGCCGACAACGACCGTCCCGGCATCATGCTGGCGGAAAGCCTTCGCGCCTTCGTCAACCGCTACGCCGTTGCGCCCGGTCGCCGCATCGTCTTCGCGACCAGCGGCGCCTCGGCCTACACCGCCGCTGCGGACGCGAGGGCCGCCGGCCTCAACGTGACGCTCGTCGACTATCGCAGCGAGGCGGAATGCGGACCCGAGCTCGCGCATCTTCGCGGCCTCGGCTGCACGGTGCTGACCGGCCACACGATCATCCGCGCGCTCGGCCGCAAGCGGGTTCGCGGCCTCGTCGTTGCGCCGACTGCGGACGGGCGCATCGGCGCCAAGCGGACGCTGCCGTGCGACGCCGTCGGCATGTCCGGCGGCTGGACGCCGGCCGTGCACCTCTTCTCGCAGTCGCGCGGGAAGCTGCGCTACGAAGTGGCGCGCGACGCGTTCGTGCCCGGCACCTCGGCGCAGGCCGAAGCCTCGGCAGGCGCCGCGAACGGCACCTACGATCTCGCCGCCTGCCTCGAGGAAGGCTTTGCCGCCGGCACGAAGGCCGCGGGCACCCACCGCACGCGCCGCTTCGAGGCCAGCGCCACGGCGACCGGCTTCAAGCCGGTACGCGCGATGCCGACCGATGCCCGGCCGAGCAAGGTGCGCGCCTTCGTCGACTTTCAGAACGACGTGACCGCCAAGGACATCAAGCTCGCGGTGAGCGAAGGTTTCCACTCGGTGGAGCACGTCAAGCGCTACACGACGACGGGCATGGCGACCGACCAGGGCAAGACGTCGAACATGAACGCGCTCGGCATCATCGGTGCCACGCTCGACAAGCCGATCCCCGCCGTCGGCACGACGACCTTCCGGCCGCCCTATACGCCGGTGACCTTCGGGGCGCTGGTCGGCCCGGCGCGCGACGCGCTGTTCGACCCGATCCGCACGACGCCGATCCACGAATGGGCCGTCGAGCACGGCGCCGCGTTCGAGAACGTCGCCCTGTGGCGTCGCGCCTGGTACTTCCCGCGGCCCGGCGAGGACCGGCACGCGGCGGTGGCGCGCGAGTGCAAGGCGGTGCGCGAGTCCGTCGGCATCTTCGACGCCTCGACGCTCGGCAAGATCGAGGTGGTCGGCCGCGACGCCGCCGAGTTCATGAACCGCCTCTACATCAACGCCTGGCTGAAGCTCGAGCCCGGCCGCTGCCGCTACGGCCTGATGCTGAAGGAGGACGGCTACGTGCTCGACGACGGCGTCGTCGCCCGAGTCGCGTTGGACCGCTTCCACGTGACGACCACCACCGGCGGCGCGCCGCGCGTTCTCGCGCACATGGAGGACTACCTCCAGACCGAGTGGCCCGACCTCGACGTGCACCTCACCTCGACGACGGAGCAGTGGGCGGTGATCGCGGTGCAGGGTCCGCGGGTCGCGAGACGATTGCCCCGTTGA
- the soxA_2 gene encoding Sarcosine oxidase subunit alpha (ID:RHAL1_04071;~source:Prodigal:2.6): MIDDIDLSPEAFPHMAMRLGHIHGVPCRLFRVSFTGEAGYEINVPADYGRAIWEAVMAAGQPYGITPYGTETMHVLRAEKGFIIVGQETDGTVTPDDLGLGGMIAKSKVDFVGKRSLARVDLVAAGRKQLVGFQTDDPKLVLDEGAQVVVSDKGAIPMPMLGHVTSSYWSANCGRSIAMALVADGRRRLGDTLYVTTMQGFAEVKVVEPVFFDAKGERIHA, encoded by the coding sequence TTGATCGACGACATCGACCTGTCGCCCGAGGCGTTCCCGCACATGGCGATGCGCCTCGGGCACATCCACGGCGTGCCTTGCCGCCTGTTCCGCGTCTCGTTCACCGGCGAGGCCGGCTACGAGATCAACGTGCCGGCCGACTACGGCCGCGCGATCTGGGAGGCGGTGATGGCCGCCGGCCAGCCTTACGGCATCACGCCCTATGGGACGGAGACGATGCACGTGCTGCGCGCCGAGAAGGGCTTCATCATCGTCGGGCAGGAGACCGACGGCACGGTGACGCCGGACGACCTCGGCCTGGGCGGCATGATCGCCAAGTCGAAGGTGGACTTCGTCGGCAAGCGCTCGCTCGCCCGCGTCGACCTCGTCGCGGCCGGCCGCAAGCAGCTCGTCGGGTTCCAAACCGACGATCCCAAGCTCGTGCTCGACGAGGGCGCGCAGGTCGTCGTCTCCGACAAGGGCGCGATCCCGATGCCGATGCTCGGCCACGTGACCTCGAGCTACTGGAGCGCGAACTGCGGTCGCTCGATCGCCATGGCGCTGGTCGCGGATGGACGGCGGCGGCTCGGCGACACACTCTACGTCACGACGATGCAGGGCTTTGCCGAAGTAAAGGTGGTGGAGCCGGTGTTCTTCGATGCCAAGGGGGAGCGGATCCATGCTTGA